The region TGTTGTTATTTTCTTAATCAGTGCATCTGTAGTATTATTTTTTATTATCCTATTCTTTTTTTAAAAAAGATCTGCTGAAAACTCGGGTTGGTAGCTTTATAATATAAATCTGACGATAAAAAGGCCTGATGTGTCTAATTTAATTTTTTGTTGATAAAAAGTTTTATAAAAAAAATTAAATTTGATCTCCCTAAATAAGCCTTTAAATTATGATTTTTCAAAAAAGACCCCTTTATTTTTTATCGCTGTTTTTCTTTCTTTTACTTTCCTTGCAAAGTAATGCTCAAGAACAGCAACCTGCTAAAAAACAAACGCCTGGAAGACTTTTCAATGACAGTACTGCCACCGACAGCGATTATTTAATGTCTATTGAAAAAGCAGAGGAAGTTCTGGAATCTGCTTATAACGATATTGATTTTAAAGGCGACACGCACCATCTTTTTGGCGACATGAAACGCACTGAAAGCAAACTAAACCTTATTCTGGCAAGTTTAAAAGGTGCTAATCCAAACGTCCGCAACCAGCAAATGTATCGTATAGTACTGCAGGAAATCCAGCAGGAATTAGAAGATCAGAATAAAGCCGTAAACGAACACAATCTGAATCTCGAAAACATAAAAAAACGTGTTATTGAACTTCGTAAAGACAAAACTTTAATTACCTTAATACGAGATACTATTCGTCGTAAGCAATTCAAAAAAGAATTTGCCAATTTAAAAAAACACTACGTCGGTACAGATAGTTTAATGACTACTAATCAGACTGTATTAAACACTAAAAAAAGACTGATTGTACAACGCCGAATAGCTGTTTCAAACGCTTTGGTGACTGTTGAAAGCAAACTTGAAAAGTCTGGAATAAATATTTTCAACAAAGAATATCCTTCTTTATGGCAGATTAACGATTCTGCTGCAAATAAAAAGGTAACGCATAATATTAAGGCAAAAATTATTATTGAAGAAAATGTTGCAGCCTATTATGTTGGTTATAAAGCCGGTGCTTTAATAACGCTTTGTTTTTTCATGGGATTATTATTTTGGTATATCTCCAGAAATATAAAATACCTTAAAACAAACGGGCACTTCGAAAATCTTTCGCAGCTAAACTTTAAATATTTAAATCGTGGTACTATAGTTCCCGTAATCGTGATTGCTTTAAATATTGTTGTGGTAACCAACTTATATGCTCCTGCCCTTTTTCTGGAATTTATGCAGCTTATTTTACTTGGAGCTTTAACCATACTTTTCAAAAATCAGTGGTCAGGAGTTTCAATGCGCAACTGGTTAATGCTTTTAGGATTATTCTTTGCGCTTTGCTTCCTTGATTTATTTATAACGATTGGTTTGTTGCAACGATTTGCTTTTGTTGCCATTAATGTTCTGGGTATTCGTTATGGATTGATACAAATCAAAACATTAAAGGAAGAGCTTTATATTAAAGCTTTCTTCAAATGGGCAAGCATTATTTTTATTGCTTTAAATGTTTTGTCTATTCTTTATAATGTATTCGGAAGAGTTTCGCTTTCTAATATGCTAAGTTTAACAGCATTTATTTCGCTTACGCAGATTGTTGCTCTAAGTGTTCTATTGAAGATTATTCTGGAAATTATCCTTTTACAGATTTACACCACAAGAGTAAAAAGAGGTATTGTGAAAATGTTCGATTTCGAAAATTTATCGGATACTTTAAAAAAACCGTTTATCATTGTAATTAGTTATATGTGGCTGATTGTCATTGCTTCCAACCTGAATATTTGGGAGTCACTTCGTTCCGGTTTTCAAAAGTTATTAAGTCATCCTAACACTATTGGAAGTATTACCTTTACTTTAGGCAATATCGTTTTATTCTTCATTATCATTTGGGCAGCGCACTTACTTCAAAACTATGTGGCGTATTTCTTTGGTGAAATTGACGACGAAAATGAAGAAAACATCAACAAAAGACAACATTCTAAATTGTTAATTACCCGTTTAGTTGTTTTAATAAGCGGTTATCTTCTGGCGGTTGCTGCATCCGGAATGCCATTAGACAAACTGAGTATTCTTTTAGGTGCTTTAGGTGTTGGTGTCGGACTTGGACTTCAGAATATTGTAAGCAACTTTGTATCGGGAATCATTTTGATTTTTGATAAACCAATTCAGATTGGTGATGTGGTGGAAATTAGTTCAGAATCCGGACGAGTGAAATCGATGGGACTTAGAACCACCAAAATCAACGCTCCAAACGGTGCCGAAATCATTATCCCAAACGGTAATTTATTATCTCAGAATATTACCAACTGGACGTATACCGATAATTATAAATTAGTTGAAGTTACTTTTGAAATCGCCGGCGAAACGGTTCCTGAAGAAATTAATTCAGTAGTAAATGAAACGTTGGCTAATCTCCCAATGGTAAACAATTCAAAACCATCACAAATTTATTACAGTGCTATTTCTGACGGAAAATATAAACTTTTAATCAAATTCTGGTGCAGTATTTACAGAACCGAAGAAACAATAAGTTTAGCCAGACAAGAACTTTACGTAAGTTTTAAAAATAAAGGACTGAATTTCTCTAGTTAAGGGCAATAAATAAATCCTAAGTTAAAAAAGAAAACTACAACTTAAAATAGTGGTAGTTTTCTTTTTTTTATTTCCTGTCAATTATAAACCTTTTTTAAACGTTTAGTTTTTATTGCCTATAAAAATTCAGAACAAAGAACAACTGATTCAGAACAAATCATCTCGGAAATTATAATCTATTTTATAAATTTGAATAGAAACGAAAAAAATACCATTCAACAATTTTAATCTATTCTTTTTTAATCTTTCCTGCAGTGAGATTTTGTATTAGCCTTTTTCTAATTCTAACCTCCTTAATTTGTTTTGGACAGTCCTCTTTTGAGCACTTGAAAAAAGATCTTGAGCAGAAAATAATACACTGTAATTTTAAGGAAGCTTTAGACATCATCAATGCAAATGGTGACATGTATCAAGGTTCAGCAAAAGTTGAACTGGATATTATGAAAATGAAAATCCTCACTGAGTTGGGGCTTTATGATGAATCTTTTAAACTTTCTCAAAATTTAGTCAGTAATTCTCAAACCACTCCGGAACAACAGCATAAAATTCATGTTGAAAGAGCATTGGTTTTTGAAATTAATGACGACTACTCTTCTTGTATTGAGGAATTAAAAAAAGCAGAACAACTGATTTCCAAATATCCTCATCTCAAATCTAAAAACTACACCAATTTTCTTATTCGCAAATCTTCGTATTATCGTGTTACTGGTTCTTCAAAAATTGCATATAATTTGGCACTGCAGGCAGAAAAATATGCAAAAACTGTAAATGACACTATAAATATGCCTGTTGTACATTTAATCATAGCACTTGGTAATCGAAGAATGAATTCAGAGAAAGAATTGCAGCATTATAAGAGGGCACTTTGTTTGTACAAAAGACAGCATCATTACGAAGCCGTTATTTCTATGTATACTAATTTGAGTTACTACTACTTTGATAAAAAAGAGTATCAGCCTGCCACAATTTATATCGATTCTGCACTTGCTATTGTATCAAAATCAAATGTTCTGAGTTATACCGCAGATGTCTACAAAACCAAAAGTATGATATTAGAAAAGGTTAATAAGCCAGATTCTGCCCTTTATTATTTTAAAAAAGCTTCAGAATACTATAAAAAATTTTACAGCGAACAGCGAGATCTTAAGATCAAAGAACTGGAAACACAATACAATTTTGAAAAAGAAAAAACGGAGAAACAGTCCCTTAAAAAAAATATCAAGAACTCCCGTGTCTTCAATGCAACATTAATTATTTCAATTCTTGTTCTGGCTTTGTTTATTCGACAGCTGATGAAGAACAAAAGAAAAATTGAAAAACAGAGAAAAAGAATTTACGAGAACAATCTGGCTCTCAAAACAAGTCTCGAAGAAAAACAATTTCTGGTACAGGAATTAAACCATCGTGTTAAAAATAATCTGGCAGTGATTTTAAGTCTTATCGATTTTCAAAAAGAACAGGAAAAGAATGAAAATTATAAATACAGATTTGATGACCTTTACCAGCGAATTAAAACCATCATGATTGCTCATGAACTTTATACCTATAGTGTAAATTATAATGATAATGCACTGGTAGAAACTCAAAATTATCTCGAAAAAATATTTGAAACCCATCAAAATAGTAGTCTAAGAACATTTACATACATAAATGACGCTGAAAAAATTCTTTTTAATGTTGATAAAATACTTTCTTTAGGATTGCTTTTAAATGAACTGGTAACCAATTCCATAAAACATGCAAATCCTGTCGGAGAACTAATTTTAAATTTGGAACTTAAAAAAACCGATGAAAATCAAATAATAGTTCATTATTTCGACAATGGAACAGTTTTCAATTTTGATAATAATAATGATTCTTTAGGACTTATTATTATTGAAGGAATGGTAAAACAATTAAAAGGAAATTATACCAGAGAAAACGCCCACTATAAAATCGTGTTTCCAAATGACTGAACATAAAAGCAGAATATTAATCGTAGAAGATGAAGTATTAATTGCCTTATCTTTAAAAAAAATGCTGGAACCTACTTTTGCCGCTGAGACCGCTCATGGTTATGAAGAAGCAAAAATGCTCTTGTCACATAAACTTTTTGATCTTGTTTTAATTGATATTTCCCTTTCCGGAGATAAAACGGGACTAGACCTGGCATTATTAATAAATACTAATATTTCGATACCTTTTATATTTACAACAGCCCTAACTGATCCTGGTACTTTAGAAAAAGTAACCAATCTTAGGCCGTCTGCTTATCTTTCTAAACCGGTAGAAAAAGTAAATCTTATAACTGCTATTCATCTGGCTTTAGCCAATGAAGATGCAACTTTTAAAATTGAACTGGGAAAACAGATTTATTATTTTCAGTCCAAAGATTTCCTTTTTGCCGAAGCAGATCACGTATACATTGAAATACATCTTAAATCAGGTAAAAATCAGATTTTAAGAACCACAATGGCTTATCTCGAAGAAGTATTCCCTCCTAAATATTTCAAAAGAATCAACCGCAGCACCGCTGTAAACCCTTATCATGTATCAAAAATCATCAATGATAAACTGCATATCGAAGACCAGATTTTTAAAATATCAAAGAATTTCTGATATTATCTTATAACAAAATAAGAGGGTTTCAGAACAAAAAAAACAGGTTTCAGAACATTTTCTTCAGCATTTCGTCAGTAAAGTTTTAGTTTTATTCACCAAATACTACCAAAAGCCCCCTGTAATATTCTATTTTGTTCGGATGCGACAGACTTCTTTTGGAGCTTCTGTCATTTTTAAAGAAGCAGATTAATAAATTAATTAACTATTCTCTAAAACAATAACGATATGAAAAAACTCTACTTACTTATCAAATTGTGTTATTTTATTCTTTTTTTATTTTTTACCTCAAACAATATAATAGCGCAGACTTCAACAGAATCTTTTGAAACGGAATCAAATGGTTCTTCCAGTTTTACAGACAATGGAGTCATTTTTAACATTATTTCTCATACCGCTACATTCGACATACAGGCAAATTATCCGGGAACAGGCTGGAGCGGAACAGCAAATGACAATAGATATATTGACAACGCAAATTCTCCAAATTCAAATGCCTCTTTTAGCATTAAGACCACTTCAAACCTGTTTAAAGTAAACCGATTTTGGATATTTGCATCAGAAGCAAACCTCAATCAAAATGTTACCGGAACACTTACAATCACAGGTAAACTAAGTGGAGTAACCAAATTTACTCAGACTAAAACTAATGGTTTTGCTACTTCATTAGGCTCTACTAATGGGTATACTTTAATAGATCTAACCAACTTAAATGGGCAAAATTATTCTAACATAATTATAGATCAACTTCAGATTACAGCAGGTGGAAACTTTGCTTATATAGGGTTAGATGCCTTTACCTGGGTAAAAGATAGCAACGTAGTACTAGGTTGTTTAAACTTTTCATCACAACCGTCTAACAGTACAATTTGTGCCGGTGCCAATAGTTCTTTCACTGCAGCAGCAAATTTTGCAGATAACTATCAATGGCAGGTAAATACCGGAACCGGATTTACAAATGTTCCTAACAGTGCGCCGTATTCCGGTGGTACATCATCTACACTTACCATAACTGGCGCAACAGCCGCAATGAATGGATATCAATATAAAGTAATCGCATCAGGGTCCTGTGGAACATCTACTTCTTCAAATACAGCCACTTTAAATATTAACTCTGCTCCAGCAATAACATTAAATCCTATTAATAACAGCCCTATTTGTTCAGGAGGCAATGTTTCTTTTTCTGTATCGGCCAGTAATGCAACACAATATCAATGGCAGGTAGATCAAGGAAGTGGTTTTTCAAATATTTCAAACAATGCACCTTATTCTGGTGCAAATACCACCACTCTAAACATTACTGGAGCAACAGGAACGATGAATGGATACAAGTATCGCGCTGTAGCAAAAGGAACATGTTCTCCAGATGCAACGTCAAATAGCGCTACACTAAATGTAAATCATATCAATGTAACGGTAAGTAAAATTGATGTAAAATGTTATGGCAATTCAACTGGCGAAGCCACTGCTACAGCCAGTAACGGAGCAGGTACGTATACCTACTCCTGGGCTCCATCTGGTGGAACTGCCGCCACTGCAACCGGACTTGCAGCTGGTACTTATACGGTAACTGTTACGGATGCTAATAATTGTCAAGCAACAGAATCATTTACTATTACGCAACCTAGTGCTCCTTTAAATGCGTCACCACTTGCTCAAACCAACATAGCCTGTTTTGGAGGTTCTACAGGATCTGCAACTGTTAATGTAACAGGAGGAACAGGCGCGTATTCATATTCTTGGGCCCCTTCAGGCGGAACTTCGTCAACAGCTACAGGACTTTCAGCAGGAACATATACAGTAACTGTAACTGATGCCAACAACTGTACAGATACTCAAAGTTTTACAATAACTCAACCTGCAGCAGCATTATCTACAACAGCAGGTACTATAAATAATACAAGTTGTAATGGCGGTAGTAACGGGACAGCACAAGTAATAGCATCTGGTGGTACTCCTGGTTATACGTATTCATGGGCTCCATATGGAGGTACTAATGCGACCGCCACAGGAATTGCTGCAGGAACATATACCGTTACCGTTACTGATGCCAACGGTTGTACAGCAACGCGAAGTTTTACGATAACACAACCTAATCAATTAGTAGCATCAGTTGGTGCACAAACCAATGTTAGCTGCAATGGTGGCGCTAATGGTTCTGCAACCGTGGCAGTAACTGGAGGTACTCCTTCATATACTTATTATTGGTCTCCTACTGGCGGAACCGCAGCCACAGCATCTGGCCTGGTTGCTGGGACTTATACTGTCACAGTTACCGATGCAAATATCTGCCAAACTACACAGAGCTTTACCATTAACCAACCAACACCTTTAATTTCAGGAATTTCTAAAACAGACGTTGCATGTAATGGTGGTTCAACAGGAAGTGCTACAGTAACACCAACTGGTGGAACCAGTGCTTATACCTATTTATGGTCTCCATATGGAGGAACTGGAGCTACAGCTTCTGGATTAGCCGTAGGAAATTACAGTTGCTTAATAACTGACGCAAACGGATGCTCTATAACAAAAAATATTACTATTAACCAACCTTTGACTTTAGGTGCAACAACTTCACAAACAAATGCCACTTGCTCTTCTGGTGGCGATGCAGCCGTAACACCATTCGGGGGTGTAGGAGGTTATAGTTATTTATGGACACCTGGAGGCGCTACAACACAAAGTGTTTCAGGTTTGGCGGCTGGTAACCATAGCTGTTTGATCACTGACGCTAATGGTTGTAGCATTACCAAAAATTTTGTTATTGCCACTAATAATACACTAGTTGCCAGCACTTTTCAGACTAATTTATTATGTAATGGTGTCAATACAGGCTCAGCTGGGGTAATTCCGACTGGAGCTCCTGGACCATATACTTATGTTTGGTCGCCTTCGGGAGGTAATACCGATACAGCTACAAATCTTGCTGCAGGTAATTATAGCATATTGATTACGGCTTCTAATGGATGTTCTATAACAAAAAACTTTACAATTACACAGCCATCGGCACTTATAGCTACTGCAGGTGCACAAACAAATGTTACTTGTAATGGCGGAACAAATGGTTCTGCCACTGTAAATGTTACTGGTGGAACTGGTGCATATACTTATTCATGGGCGCCTTCCGGAGGAAGTGCTGCAACCGCAAACGGACTCGCTGCCGGAACTTACACGGTAACAGTAAAAGATGCTAATTTATGTCAAAAAACACAAAGTTTTACGATTACAGAACCACCTCTTCTAACGGCATCAACGTCTCAAACAAATGTTTCTTGTAAAAATGGATCTAACGGAACTGCAACGGTGAATGTTACTGGAGGAACGGGAACATATACTTACTCATGGGCTCCATCTGGAGGAACAAATGCAACAGCTAGTGGACTTGCCGCAGGAAATTATACTGTAACAGTTAAAGATGCTAATCTATGTATGATAACAGCAAATGTTACTATAAAGGAGCCTGATCAGCTTACTGCGGCGATATCCAAAACAGATGTTTTATGTAATGGTGCCAATAATGGTACTGCTACTGTAACAGCTTCTGGAGGAACCGGAACTTATACTTACGCATGGGCTCCATTTGGTGGAACTGCGGCTACGGCAACTGGATTAAGTCCGAATACTTATACCGTTACTGTTACGGACGAAAACGGATGTTTTACAACTCAAACCGTTCAAATCATAGAACCTCCAGTACTTTCTATATTAGATTCACATACAAATGTATCTTGTAATGGAGGTAATAACGGTTCGGCTTCTGTAACTGTATCCGGCGGAACCGGAACTTATACTTATTCCTGGGCTCCATCTGGAGGAACTGCGGCGACGGCAACTGGTCTTTCTGCGGGAGTTTATACTGTAACTGCAACTGATGCAAATTTATGTTCAATTTCTAAAACAATTACAATTACAGAACCCGATGTTTTAGCTACAAATGCAACAATAATAGATGTTTCCTGTCATAATGGAAATAACGGTTCTGCTTCAATAACGGCAACAGGAGGAAGCGCTCCATATACTTACTTATGGAAACACAACGGAGCAACCACATCATCTGTAACGGGGCTTGCCAAAGGAACTTATGAAGTCATTCTAAAAGACAGTAATTCTTGTACTTTATCTACATTTATCGAAATAAAACAGCCGGAAAATCCAGTTAATCTTAATACAGCAAGTGTTTCAGAAATAACAGTTTCCGGAGCTAAACTATCAGGCACAGCTTCTTCTGACGGAATAAATACGGATAAGGGAGAATGTTTAACAGAAGTTGGTTTTGTATACGCATTACATACCAATCCATCTACAGCAGACACTAAAATCAATACAACTGCTGCATTAGGCAACTTTACAACCACTTTAACTGGTCTTAGAGGAAACCGAACTTATTACATTAGAACGTATGCTGCAAACAGTAATGGTTATATTAATTATGGAAATGAAGTTAGTTTTACTACAGAAAAATATACACTGAATATAACTGCATCTTCAGGGCATACAAAAGTTTATGGCACTTCTGATCCAGTATTCAATTATACTGCAACTGGATTTGCTAACGGAGATACTAATACTATAATTACCGGACAACTTTCCAGAGAAATGGGAGAAAATGTCGGAAAATACAATATCACACCAGGAAATATCAATGCCGGCGCAGATTACACAATTGTTTTTACTGGTGCTGAATTTGAAATCACAAAAGCAAATCAGACTATAACCTGGGATCAGACTTTAGAATTTGGCTGTGATGATTCGACTGTTATTAACTTAAACGCAACAACAGACAGCGGATTAACTGTTTCATACACCATAGCTAATAACGAAATCGGTACAATAAATGAATCAACTTTAACTATTTTGAATTCCGGAAGCACAACGATTACAGCTG is a window of Flavobacterium crocinum DNA encoding:
- a CDS encoding mechanosensitive ion channel family protein → MIFQKRPLYFLSLFFFLLLSLQSNAQEQQPAKKQTPGRLFNDSTATDSDYLMSIEKAEEVLESAYNDIDFKGDTHHLFGDMKRTESKLNLILASLKGANPNVRNQQMYRIVLQEIQQELEDQNKAVNEHNLNLENIKKRVIELRKDKTLITLIRDTIRRKQFKKEFANLKKHYVGTDSLMTTNQTVLNTKKRLIVQRRIAVSNALVTVESKLEKSGINIFNKEYPSLWQINDSAANKKVTHNIKAKIIIEENVAAYYVGYKAGALITLCFFMGLLFWYISRNIKYLKTNGHFENLSQLNFKYLNRGTIVPVIVIALNIVVVTNLYAPALFLEFMQLILLGALTILFKNQWSGVSMRNWLMLLGLFFALCFLDLFITIGLLQRFAFVAINVLGIRYGLIQIKTLKEELYIKAFFKWASIIFIALNVLSILYNVFGRVSLSNMLSLTAFISLTQIVALSVLLKIILEIILLQIYTTRVKRGIVKMFDFENLSDTLKKPFIIVISYMWLIVIASNLNIWESLRSGFQKLLSHPNTIGSITFTLGNIVLFFIIIWAAHLLQNYVAYFFGEIDDENEENINKRQHSKLLITRLVVLISGYLLAVAASGMPLDKLSILLGALGVGVGLGLQNIVSNFVSGIILIFDKPIQIGDVVEISSESGRVKSMGLRTTKINAPNGAEIIIPNGNLLSQNITNWTYTDNYKLVEVTFEIAGETVPEEINSVVNETLANLPMVNNSKPSQIYYSAISDGKYKLLIKFWCSIYRTEETISLARQELYVSFKNKGLNFSS
- a CDS encoding sensor histidine kinase; the protein is MKKDLEQKIIHCNFKEALDIINANGDMYQGSAKVELDIMKMKILTELGLYDESFKLSQNLVSNSQTTPEQQHKIHVERALVFEINDDYSSCIEELKKAEQLISKYPHLKSKNYTNFLIRKSSYYRVTGSSKIAYNLALQAEKYAKTVNDTINMPVVHLIIALGNRRMNSEKELQHYKRALCLYKRQHHYEAVISMYTNLSYYYFDKKEYQPATIYIDSALAIVSKSNVLSYTADVYKTKSMILEKVNKPDSALYYFKKASEYYKKFYSEQRDLKIKELETQYNFEKEKTEKQSLKKNIKNSRVFNATLIISILVLALFIRQLMKNKRKIEKQRKRIYENNLALKTSLEEKQFLVQELNHRVKNNLAVILSLIDFQKEQEKNENYKYRFDDLYQRIKTIMIAHELYTYSVNYNDNALVETQNYLEKIFETHQNSSLRTFTYINDAEKILFNVDKILSLGLLLNELVTNSIKHANPVGELILNLELKKTDENQIIVHYFDNGTVFNFDNNNDSLGLIIIEGMVKQLKGNYTRENAHYKIVFPND
- a CDS encoding response regulator transcription factor, which translates into the protein MTEHKSRILIVEDEVLIALSLKKMLEPTFAAETAHGYEEAKMLLSHKLFDLVLIDISLSGDKTGLDLALLINTNISIPFIFTTALTDPGTLEKVTNLRPSAYLSKPVEKVNLITAIHLALANEDATFKIELGKQIYYFQSKDFLFAEADHVYIEIHLKSGKNQILRTTMAYLEEVFPPKYFKRINRSTAVNPYHVSKIINDKLHIEDQIFKISKNF
- a CDS encoding MBG domain-containing protein is translated as MKKLYLLIKLCYFILFLFFTSNNIIAQTSTESFETESNGSSSFTDNGVIFNIISHTATFDIQANYPGTGWSGTANDNRYIDNANSPNSNASFSIKTTSNLFKVNRFWIFASEANLNQNVTGTLTITGKLSGVTKFTQTKTNGFATSLGSTNGYTLIDLTNLNGQNYSNIIIDQLQITAGGNFAYIGLDAFTWVKDSNVVLGCLNFSSQPSNSTICAGANSSFTAAANFADNYQWQVNTGTGFTNVPNSAPYSGGTSSTLTITGATAAMNGYQYKVIASGSCGTSTSSNTATLNINSAPAITLNPINNSPICSGGNVSFSVSASNATQYQWQVDQGSGFSNISNNAPYSGANTTTLNITGATGTMNGYKYRAVAKGTCSPDATSNSATLNVNHINVTVSKIDVKCYGNSTGEATATASNGAGTYTYSWAPSGGTAATATGLAAGTYTVTVTDANNCQATESFTITQPSAPLNASPLAQTNIACFGGSTGSATVNVTGGTGAYSYSWAPSGGTSSTATGLSAGTYTVTVTDANNCTDTQSFTITQPAAALSTTAGTINNTSCNGGSNGTAQVIASGGTPGYTYSWAPYGGTNATATGIAAGTYTVTVTDANGCTATRSFTITQPNQLVASVGAQTNVSCNGGANGSATVAVTGGTPSYTYYWSPTGGTAATASGLVAGTYTVTVTDANICQTTQSFTINQPTPLISGISKTDVACNGGSTGSATVTPTGGTSAYTYLWSPYGGTGATASGLAVGNYSCLITDANGCSITKNITINQPLTLGATTSQTNATCSSGGDAAVTPFGGVGGYSYLWTPGGATTQSVSGLAAGNHSCLITDANGCSITKNFVIATNNTLVASTFQTNLLCNGVNTGSAGVIPTGAPGPYTYVWSPSGGNTDTATNLAAGNYSILITASNGCSITKNFTITQPSALIATAGAQTNVTCNGGTNGSATVNVTGGTGAYTYSWAPSGGSAATANGLAAGTYTVTVKDANLCQKTQSFTITEPPLLTASTSQTNVSCKNGSNGTATVNVTGGTGTYTYSWAPSGGTNATASGLAAGNYTVTVKDANLCMITANVTIKEPDQLTAAISKTDVLCNGANNGTATVTASGGTGTYTYAWAPFGGTAATATGLSPNTYTVTVTDENGCFTTQTVQIIEPPVLSILDSHTNVSCNGGNNGSASVTVSGGTGTYTYSWAPSGGTAATATGLSAGVYTVTATDANLCSISKTITITEPDVLATNATIIDVSCHNGNNGSASITATGGSAPYTYLWKHNGATTSSVTGLAKGTYEVILKDSNSCTLSTFIEIKQPENPVNLNTASVSEITVSGAKLSGTASSDGINTDKGECLTEVGFVYALHTNPSTADTKINTTAALGNFTTTLTGLRGNRTYYIRTYAANSNGYINYGNEVSFTTEKYTLNITASSGHTKVYGTSDPVFNYTATGFANGDTNTIITGQLSREMGENVGKYNITPGNINAGADYTIVFTGAEFEITKANQTITWDQTLEFGCDDSTVINLNATTDSGLTVSYTIANNEIGTINESTLTILNSGSTTITAVQNGDQNHNPAVAVIQPIEVSQSGLITQQWADVLLFDNKSNSFTSYQWYKNGSAVSGATRQYYSENQPLNGSYYVIAKNTNGSSIKSCPIEATGTAFSKSLKIHPNPVRPMSEFTLECDFSESQLNGSEITVFDITGKLVQTITNVKPQNQITAPSQVAIYVVVLSLSNGQKKTINLLVK